Proteins from one Sarcophilus harrisii chromosome 2, mSarHar1.11, whole genome shotgun sequence genomic window:
- the LOC116420952 gene encoding vomeronasal type-2 receptor 26-like has product MEFKDAEQCKKCPEDEYPNEQRDLCLPKIVTFLDVNEPWGKAMTAVAVSFSFLTVLVLWVFVNFQDTPIVQANNRNLSYMLLISLSFCFLCSLLFVGPPTTASCLFRQTVFAVVFTVAVSSILAKTIIVVLAFRVTGPGSRMRLFLHPRVPYCVVLICSGIQVLFCAIWLGTHPPFPEADTHSESGHIILTCNKGSAFAFYCVLGYMGFLALGSFIIAFLARNLPDAFNEAKFITFSMLVFCSVWISFLPTYQSSKGKAVIIVEIFSILASSAGLLGCIFIPKCFVILLTSWENNTKQNKNQRSYRSKNFSFFEIWYLYSPCSM; this is encoded by the exons ATGGAGTTCAAAG ATGCTGAGCAGTGTAAGAAGTGCCCAGAGGATGAATATCCCAATGAGCAGAGAGATCTCTGCCTCCCCAAGATTGTGACCTTCCTAGATGTCAATGAACCTTGGGGGAAGGCAATGACAGCTGTAGCTGTTTCATTCTCATTCCTCACGGTCCTGGTTCTGTGGGTCTTTGTGAATTTCCAAGACACTCCCATAGTCCAAGCCAATAACAGGAACCTCAGCTACATGCTCCTTATCTCCCTTTCCTTCTGCTTCCTCTGTTCCTTGCTCTTTGTAGGTCCTCCCACCACTGCTTCCTGTCTTTTCCGACAAACAGTATTTGCAGTTGTGTTTACGGTGGCTGTTTCCTCCATTTTGGCCAAAACCATCATAGTGGTTCTGGCTTTCAGGGTTACAGGGCCAGGGAGCAGGATGCGGCTATTCCTTCATCCTAGAGTGCCCTACTGTGTTGTTCTCATCTGCTCTGGAATTCAAGTGCTTTTCTGTGCCATCTGGTTGGGAACCCATCCCCCCTTTCCAGAAGCAGACACACACTCTGAATCTGGCCATATAATCCTCACATGTAACAAGGGCTCCGCCTTTGCATTTTACTGTGTCCTGGGCTACATGGGCTTTCTGGCCCTGGGAAGCTTCATCATAGCCTTCCTGGCCAGGAACCTGCCTGATGCCTTCAACGAAGCCAAGTTCATCACTTTCAGCATGCTGGTATTTTGCAGCGTTTGGATCTCTTTTCTCCCCACATATCAGAGCTCCAAAGGGAAAGCTGTGATTATTGTGGAGATCTTCTCCATCTTGGCCTCCAGTGCCGGGCTACTGGGctgtatttttattcccaaatgCTTTGTGATTCTCCTGACATCATGGGAAAATAACACAAAACAGAATAAGAATCAAAGGAGTTACAGGagcaagaatttttctttttttgaaatttggtatCTTTATTCCCCCTGTTCcatgtaa